CGCTCCGGCAGGATGTAAAAGCTGATCAAAGGTGTTACCTGAAGCCATTAGTTTTAAGTAGCAGACTGAGGAGGTGGAGGCTGTGAGGTGCCTCCGAGAGCCTTCCAGGTTCACTAATGTAAAAATAACTGCCACTCCACAAAGATCAAAGCTTAGCCTGGATAAACGCCAAGGCTTGGGCATCAAGGCAGACTAGAGGTGAGACTTTGCCACCATGGAGCAAGTCACTGACACCGAGGAACTGAACAGAGAACAACCTGGGCTGCACGAGCCTTGAGAAACAGAACAAGCCCATAGTCCAACTGCCTTGGTCAGACTGAAAAGGATATTATATAGTAGGACTGACCTTGCTACAAATAAAGACTTGTACTACAAATTACATATAAAAgttcaatatatatatataatatatatataaaataaaatatacagtaaGTATAAATCATAGTTAAACTCTTTAACTAAGAGATGGGAGTTTCATGGTTTGGCACACACATTGTGTaactgttttctctgtttgtcAGGTTGTCTGTAGTAAGCTGCAATATAAGTGGCAAAGGACTTACAGCTCTTTCAAATGCCATCAAATCAAACATGATCCTTTCCTATGTGTACATCTGGGGGAACAAATTTGATGAAGAGGCCTGTAGGGTAAGTGTTTGTTTCTGAACTCCTCTGAGAGGATTGGGTTTTGTTCTTACTTGTTTTTACCATTGCTGGGGAGGCTACAGCAATAGTGAACAAGACACCTGTTtaactgtttgggttttttaataattataataTGGTGGTTCTGGATTGAGATTCAAGATCAGCATACTGAAGTGATTAATTACTCTCCCACTGTGTGTCATCTTCTAGAGCCTTCACTGCAGCCAGAAGGAAACATTACACGTCAtactctgtttttattttcagtcattttcagAGCTGATTCAGACGGGTCGCCTGAAGCCTGACTGCACAGACGTGTCCCCATACAAGGTGGATGGGCGTgttcagctggcagagctgtcccacGGCCTCCAGAAGCACAACTACTGGGCCCCACGGCACCAGGTCGTGGCAGAGGGTGCTGCCAACACCAGCCTGGCAATTGCAGCTGTTTCGGAGTATTTGTGAGtgaggcagcagctcagtgcaCCCCACAGGCCTGAGCTTTTCCTATCTGTTTTCTAGTAATTATAGATTATATGTGTCAGACTCGCTGTTGTTTCTTgagtttaaaagaaatctgaaactGCTTGAAATGGTATTAAGAGATAAAATATTGAACGAATTGCCTTAAAAATCAGTGCTAAATAATGCCCAGTCCATGGAGAGTCTATTACTATGAAAAAGTAGCACACTGGCAGAGCACACTGACAAAAGGTGATGCCCAGGATTGCTGGGCAGCAAATCAGACATGCTGCAGAGCCAGATTCCTGCTTGGAACCAAGAGCTTTGGGTAAATCAATTTGTTACCATTGTATTCCATATACTCTCTCCTTTTATTTAGTAATTGCATCATTTAAATCTTCTTCCCACAGTGACATTTTTAAACCAAGGTAAGTGAACTTAACATAGGCCACGGTCATGCTGGAACTTTAAAGGTAGTGAACCCAATTTAGTGGGATATACATGGAATTTTGATTTACTTGAAGCATGTACTTGTTTCTTGCACTACAAATGGAAACCACCACCAAACCTGGTGCcattatttcttcctctctcttgaAAACTGTCTGAAAGTATTTCTATCATTATAGCCCTGTGGCAACTCCTATACATGAGTTAAGACAACATATGCACGTGATGGTAGTTAAACACTGTTTAATGGTTTGGATGAAGACTTTGTAGAGGTTTGGGAATGACTCAGTTTGGAACCTTTTTCCATTCACTCTGCTCATCTCTGCAGAACTGACTCGATTTATGCTCCTGAAGAGAAAAAGTCACCAAGCAGGGCAGAGGAATAATCCATGATTGTGTGTATGAGATCCAAGTATGAGGGGAAAAAGGCATGAAAGTAATTTCACCAAAACCAGCTGAGAAGCAGCGACAtaactgctgctgttctgaCCCTGGATTGCCACAGTGGCAGAAACAAGGAGATGGAGacaccccttccccagctgaAATGACCAAGGCTGTTCTGAGAGCTGTTGTGTGTGGAGGTTTTTTGCTGTTGGTTGCTTTTTTCAGTCAGATTCTGTTGCTCCAAAAAGCACCTGTTATCACAGGAGGTAAGCCCAGAGCAGGTATGTTTGTTCTACACACCTGCACAGGGCCCTCCTAACCTGCAGCCACCGTGCTGAGCACAAAGTCCATGTGAACACCCTGTTTTAGAGAGGAGCTTATATTTTAACTATTGTTAAACAGGAAGGACAGAGCAATGAGAACTAAAGTCGAGGATAGACTGAACGTGGTTGGTTGAGAACAATCTGCACACTATGAACATTCcttagtttttaaataaatagataagCCTGTATTGGTATTTTTCTGAgtgtggctgctctggggcaTTGCAGGTTACACTCTGATAGTCTGCTAAGAGCACTCTCAGTACTGGTAACAGAATTTCTTGCCAGAAAGATCACTAAAAGACTCAGATtaaggtatttttttcatttgtctttctttcctttctctggtaTATGAAGTTCAGACTAATTTCACCAACCGAATTAGGCCTTAATTTACATGAATGACATTCATTAATCTGCTGTGCTAGTGGGGAACCAAATCTACCAATCAGTCCCAACTCTAACCAAGAacagtattttatatttagtGATGTGGTTAAGATGGCAACAATATAATATGCAAAATGTATCAGGATAAATGGCATCTACTTTCAAAAGTGCTGGTGTCTGTTTGAAACACTTGCACTGTATCTGAACCCTTGTTTAGTAGCAAAATGCTCAGCCTGTAAGAGCACTCTGCATTATTGACAATACCCATAAAAACAGCTCATGTGTTACAGTTTACTTTGACATTCTTCTGTAAGAAAAGGCTGCTGAGTAATTCCCACTGAATTCTGTATAAACAGCTtcctaaaataattatttgtgcAAAACCTTATAATGCTGAAAGAGGACTATGCCAGAGGGTTTtagtgcttttctttctctgaaaaccAAATCTTGACATCTTTTAAGAATTTATCTTGTGTTCTTTGGAATGAGAGTATTTATACAAGCTACAATTTTTTGCCATGTTCTAAGTTATTCTAGTAGCTAAGAATAACTTAGCTAAGCATAATCCTGCTCTGAAGAccattttttcagcttttagaACTTGCAGTATTTTGCTGAAAGGCAGAATTATTGCCCCAGTTttaaagggaaggaaaatgacTGATCCAGCAGCGCAGTCACCTCAATGCCACCGTGTGCTCCAAGGGCCACCACAGTCCCTGTTCCAGGGTGCTGTGATGGGTTATGTGGGACTGTTCCCCTTTCAGTGCTGCCCCTTCTTGCAGTTATGAACAGGACACACAAAGTGAGGCCAAATTACAAAACAAGTTTATTAAAGTCTAACATAAAACACTTCAGGCTAAATATGTACAACCCCCTCCCTTTCCAGGGGATTATAAAATCGAGAGTTGAGGTATATACAAATAACAGAGGAAAAATTGTATATACAGGAcagatactttaaaaataatttaaccaAGAAAATCAGTTATTAGTCCTTATCTGAACTTAATTCTGCAAGGCTTATTGAGCCTGTATGGGATCACAGCCCTGAAATCCTTCACGTGGGACTTGTCCATACTTGAAAATTGCTTTGTAACAAGGATTTCAGAATGGTTGTCATGCTTTGTGCCCACTTACAGGCACAGGTTTGGAAGTAAATGTCATATAAGGAGTTATTCTCATTTAAGTATTTCCAAGCAGCCAATTCAGAGATTTCTAGATGCAGATAAGCTATTCAGGCAAAAACTTGCACCAGCTTCAGTACAAAATTGACTGAAACAACAGACAAATCATGTCATTTTCTCTGAATGACTGttaaaattccttctttccttttgcaagGAGACATCTGCCTAAAAAGCTTCCATGCTTTCCCATATGAATCCCTTACAGAAATGACCAGTACTGTTATAAGCCTTGTACCTCCAGAAGGAACCCAGAATCCTTAAGCCCAGGACTCAGATGTGCAGCTGATTTCCATGCATCTGTTGGCAAAAGGTACAGTCCAGACCTACAGCCTGAACACACctacaaatatatttatatatatatatttatttaaaatctatATTCTAGTAAATGAATACAGTTTGTAGAGATCATACCTCAGCAGCTGAGATATCTTCATGAAAAAATGAGGCTAAAAATCAAGATTCTCAGATGGGGACTCAAGAGTGCAGGGCGCTAAATTATTGCTCCAAGACAAAACTACAAGCCTGTGTACTCTATTAAGAAAGGTTAAAATTGTTGTCTTGTAAAAAATAATGATTATCTTCTTGTCTATAAAGAAAACTAAATGACTAATAAAGCAAGTGTTACTGTTATAAGTATCTAAACAAATCCTGTATAAATCTAagcactgtattttttaaaaaagtctgaAATCTAAGAATACAGTAACAAGCTAtaattttagaaatataaaaacaGTCCAAACAAACATTGTTATGGAATGCATTTTCTATGTAGGAATGTAATTACTTTTTAGGTTTCTTTCTAGAGCTAGTACTCTCTCATGATCATTTATCCTGACATGTTTATCTTCAGCTCCTTTTCTCAGGTAAACAGCAGCATGTCATTACTTTGTCTTTCAAAGCTGTTTAAATATGCAAGTTATCAGTTGTATGgtgctttttttctcagtattcaTGACTAAGTCTATTCTATCCCAAGATTTCTGCTCTattttcagagagagaaagtAAAAAGGAAGCTTAGGACAAGCTACACACAGTCAAGACCCCGATCTTTGGGGTTCTTCAGTCTTAAAGGGCAAGGCTAAGGAATCTCTGAGGGGCTACACCAACAACAGGAGctaaaagggaaaagaggggaggaaaaggagaaatgccaaagaaacaggaaagaaaataccagAGAACTTCATCCTTTATCCTCTGCCAGTGTTACGAACATCAGCTGTTCATAATGTTGTGGGACAGAGAGACAAAGAAATGAGAGGTCAGGCAGGTCCAGCAATAATCAGCTCCAGTGGGCAGAGTGAGATTCCTGCATTCAGGATGTTCCCATTGGACATGGCTGTACTCCTGCTGTCTGTGGTAGACTTCAACAGCAAATTCACCATATATTAAAgcataaaatatgattttttaaaagcatgtcaTATACTAAGATGATCAACATAAAGAAGCAAAAGTTCTATTACTTTACAAATACAAAcatggaggaagaagaaaaaaataaatctatagTCATGCTCAGGAGTCAAGGGATCACTTGcagaatatttaaatgaaatccTCCAAGAAATTTTTCATGAGTCTGTTTAATTAAGGTGCAGATTAATTATTAGTCCATGTAGAACAGGATCAGTTAAGAGGTATCTCCTATGCTCTTCTATTTATCAGTGTCTGGACACAAGGCATCAGTGGAAATAAATGCTAGCACCAAATTATAGCTTTAAATGCATTGTTGGTACAGTATGATCACTGTTTCATTACTACTTGATGATTACTGAAATAATGCTTACATTGTTAATGGCACAAACTGGCAAAATGGAGCAGGAAAGTACTCCTGTTGTCACCTCGTCTTTTATGACCCTACCAAGACACTAAAAATGCTCTTTAAACATGTCTGTTGCTGGTAATAAAACATCATTACATGGGCCTTGCTGGGTGCCAGGTTTGTGCAGTTATGGTGGACAAGTGACATGAGAGTCAAAGCAATACACAGAAACTTCAATTAGAACAAATCAGTCACACTCTAACAAAACCTTCCCTGGAAGAATACCAATCTGCTCTGTCATTCTTTAATGCCTCTTCATGTAGTGTTGTTATTTTCACAGTGAAGGGCAggatttatttcctcttctgtaCCTCCTGTCTAGCACAAGAAGCAGCACTACAGTAAAAAAATGATTACAAAGCTCTGATTTATGCCTCACAAATTAAGTCACTGCATCTTTTTGTCTCATCTACAACATGCATGTCCCAGCTctccttttgttgctgtttgtgcCAAACCCAGGGAGGTTCAGGGATGTGGAAAACAAATCTGGGACAAGAAAAGACAATGGTGGACTGACTTacataaacaaacacaaaaaggcAACCTGTTGGAAAGAAGACCCAGTAGTATCTATGCCCTTAGGACTCTCTGACTTGCCATgctacagaaagaaattaacCTTCCTTTACTTGTCAGGAAAATACACCCAaacctttctttccctctggtCAGGCTTCACCTGCAGATGGCACTTCTGGCAGCCTCAGCAAGTCTTTGCAAGCACCTCAGCAGAGCCCTGACCTACCTTCACCACGGACCATTCCAGCACCTTGGAATGCAGGCTTATTAGTATAGTCAAATTATGATCTTCCCTTGCACCTCTGGGTTAATAAACTATCAAATATGGCTTAAAATATCTGTTCTCAAATGACATTGTGACACATCAAATCAGCACAAACATGAAAGGAGATCTCCAAAATACATAAACATATTTAACAGAGAATTCTTAAGGCAGGTGTTGCTGGAAAGGAATTGTCTCCTGGAAATCAGTGTTAATTGCAAATAGAAGTTTGATTGTAGATTAGCACAACTCAGCACTGCACGATGGAAATGCCTTACAAGTGTCTTTACACAAAGGGCAAAAACAGAACAAGTCCAATTCAAAGAGGTGACTGTGTGATTATGTTCATGTTACCAAAGGTTTGCAGGGTCACTACCAAACTACCTCGATggctctgcactgctctgtcaGTACAActgctgcaggaaaataaaCTGAGGTTCTGAATATccagccacagcagacctcagCAATGTTTCTGATGAGGGGGACTGGCTCCCTGTCACGGGAAGCAGCATCTGATGGTCTTCAGTCCCAATGGGAAGAGGAAGTGCTAAAGACATCTCAGAGGGCTTCACATCTATGGACTCAGACAAAGGGCTTTTCTGGCTCTGAATGGATTCTTGTTCATTGAAAGAATTATCGAGTGCATTAGAATCAGGGGGAGTTTCAGGtcctgagggaaagaaaaaaacaaaaaccaaatgtTTAATAGCTCCTGTGCAAATTCCTTTTCAACTGACTGTCAAAGCCAACACTTGGTGTGTCACAGGCTGCCTGGACAGCTGGGATTTCAGTGGCTTCCATGTGCTGGAAAGCCAGAACAAGCTGTAAGTACAGTGTAAACACCAGCAATcgcatctgctgctgctcacagtgtGACAACCAGAAGGATGATGCATTCCAACCTGATCTCTACTTGGTATAGTACAGAAGATAACAAATCCTTAACAGTGAACAAAGGGCTTTTGGAAAGAATGCAATTGTGAGTTTCCTCGAGATGTTCCATCCCAGAAAATCTCAAACCAGAGCCACAGTCAAGCATCCTCTTTTAACCGAGATAGTAATGTATCATTTGTCCATAAACGTCTTCAGGGGAACACATTTCTTAACTCCATTCCAGCCAGACACATTATAGATTTTATCGAGTCACTTGAGAAATTACCTTCTATTCCAAACTGAAATCTCTGTTAGTGGGCTCCTTGCTGCCTTCCTGAGTGCAGCCTGACACTGCTCTTGGATGTTTCTCTGATTAAACCACATGGGGTATCTGACCCTTCCCCTTTCACAGCAAGCTCCAAAGCCTGTTATTTCAGGGCAGGGGCACTGTTGTCTGCCCTCTGTCCCTCCACGAGAGCCTGGCCTGCCTtggcagctctcccagctcacACTGTCTGGCTCTGCCGGGCTCTCTCCACACTTATTGCTGCTCTCCCATCACCACTGGGCCTTCCTGAAGTCAAATCTCCCTCTGCACATGGCTCTTCCTTTCTCATTCTCTCCTTCCCAATCAGATGGGCACAGACACCTATTATTCCTTTTTCCATGTGACAGAGGCAAGGGATTTATGATCAATACACAACGATGGACAGATGTCAAGGTGTAAAGAGTCAGTTTTGAACAAGGCTGGATAGCTGAACATCTCTAAAGCAGATGCTTTTGCCTCTATAGAGAGCTCCTAGccaaaaatcttttattttctaattttaggATTGGATAAGCAAAGTTTTATTCAGCATTGTGGCAAAAGGAGCTGATGTGGTTTCTTAGCATTTCTTTGCACAAAGAACTCACCTGCATGAACTTTCGTTTTGTGCTTCTTCAGATTTTTTATATCTGTGTAAGAATTTCCACACATTTCACAGATAAATGGTCTTTCACCTAAAAAATATTGGTTTGGCAGTTACAACAATTTtgactttgaaagaaaatacagtaagaGATGTAGCACAGTGGATTTCAACgttgtatttaaaatacaattctgTAACtcctattttgtctttttttctgtattcagaattttttttccagaataataGTATGAAATAAAGCAAGAAGGCCTAGACATTTTAAGTAAAGCCTTGCTCATACATCAACACCTACGCTGATGCACTGATATTACTCtgaaaaaggcaattaaaaaaaaatcatttttttctttacattatGTTAGCCCAGAGATATATAAATTAAGAAACTCTGCTGCTTTCACATACAGCCCAATACAGTGCATTTTAAAGGCAAAGGGTAAAGGTGGAATATAATTTATAGTGTAGGAAGCAGCTTGTCTGAAAACTGACCTGTATGGGACCGAAAATGTTTATTGAGCTCTCCAGAGGAAATAAAACTCTTTTCACAAATGCCACAGATATATGGCTTCTCTCCTAAAGGAAACACAAGGACTTTGTTATTTCAATGGATAAACCAGAATACACATAAAGaacaaatcaaattaaaatagtctgtgattctgtgattcaaaagGAAGGTAATGTCCAATGGGAGAAAGAGCTCCCTAAACCGAAAtctcagggaaaaaaccaagAGAAAGGAGCAGGATAAAAACTCCAGAGGTAAATTCCAGGTCATTACCCATCTCTAACCCCTCTGCAGGATCCAGTCCTCCCTTCCAGGCCTGTCTGGCACCGCagcgctccctccctccctccctcccgggTGCCTTCCATCTCTGGGATTTTGTGCCCCCTCACCTGTGTGTTTTCGGGAgtgggtgatgagggagctggagacagCAAAGGCCTTCCCACAGCTGTCACACACGTAGGGCTTCTCCCCGGTGTGGCGCCGGACGTGGTAGGTGAGCGTGCTGGCCTGGGCGAAGCGCTGCCCGCACCGGTCGCACACGTACGGCTTCTCCCCGCTGTGCTTCCTGCCGAACAACACCCCAGTCACCTCCAGCGGCAGCACCCACCCCAGGAACCTGCCTCAGCGAGCACTTTatccccagagctcctgctcaTGTTCTGTGATGTGTTACAGCAACTCCGAGTTGGTTTGTTTGCAGTTCTCTTGGAGCGCAACTCAGCCTGTTCACTCTGGGATCAGCACATCCATGATTTTCACAGCAGCTGAACTGGAATACAGGCCCTGCACATGTAACATGCACCTCGGGATCTCAGCATGCTTTGCACTATAGTGTAGTGAAAGACAAGATGATGATTCCTAACAAGGGAATAtcattcctgctcctgccaaaAGCTCCACACAGACAGCAGTGAGAACTGTCCTGTCACTTCCCACCACCACTCTCCTTTCTGGTGCTACAAGAAGTTTAAATCAAATCCTGCACCACTGCCATGAGGATACCAGTGCACAGGCTGCAACATTCACACAGCACAAACCTTCTCCCCAGTGGGCAAGTACATCCATGGAATTACTCTTAGGCACTGTGAGAGAAGTCCCATGAGAAAAGGAGCTGAAATGCCCAAATTACGTGAATGTATAACTCTTGCTGACACTGCAGTAAACGTTTGTTTCAATAAACTCAAGGACAAGCATTTGCAGGACCTCCCGCGTGCCCACCTGGCGTGAATCTTCAGGTTGCTCGAGGTTGCAAACTGCAGGTTACAGACATCACACTTGTAAGGCTTCTCCTCCCCGTGATGCATCCGGCTGTGGAACACCAGCTGGCACTTCTGAGCAAAGCCCTTGTCACACAGTTCACACTTGTATGGCTTCTCCCCTGGGGAAAAAGAACACTCTTGTGCTCTCTGTATTTACATAAGAAAGCTTTGTAATCCATGACCCGACCAAAGCTCAGGTGTCTGTTCTAATACTTCTTACAAATAACACCTTGGAACGTCCTGTAATCAGTCCACTGAAGTGGAATGTGCTCCGAACACAGAGGATAACAAGACTTACATTgtgtttggggggaaaaaaaccagacaaCAATGTTTTTAATAGTGCCACTTTCTCTACATTATTTTAACAATGCTGCTCCCACGTTTTCAGACTTTTTGCTGGTTACTTCTATTCATCATTCAAAATATTCAGGATGAACCAGTAAATCTGCCCAACAGCAACAAGTCTTCAACGTGCAGTCTAGTGCTCACTAATCTCTTGTTAAGAGTCTGCTGCAGAATGCAGGTACTTCTCTGACTACTCATGTTCTCTTAGCGCTGAACAGTCTCCTGTAAGGGCTTGTGCAACTCTGCAGTCCTCAATGACagtaaaaaaatgcatttctctgCAATTCCGTGGCAGGGCACAATCAAACCACAAACTCAACAATTCCTAAGTATATTGTGTACATAAaaccataaaaattaaaagtattacACATCTAACGTGCCATCTAACAATGACCATGGAATTCCCTACCTACTCATGCAAGAATTCCAAGGACAATACCCTCAGAAGTACAAGGTACAGCTGACATTCCTACCAGTGCCATCCCTGAATTCTGCTCACAGGCAGGCTCCAGCAGTTTGCTGTTCATCATCTTTTTAAGTCAGACACGTTGTTTTAAAACACTTGAGTGTTTCTAACTGATTTCTCTTCGATGCTTGATATGACACAAACTCCTGGTAATGTTACTGAATGCACCACCACACATTCCAGCTGTCTGTTTTACTGATAAAATCCCAAATGCTGTTGTAGCCAAGTTCTCTAACTGTTTTTGAAGACTCTATCGGACAAATTCTTTGCCACAAGACTGCAATTTCCCCCCTCTTTTGTTCTCAAACATATATTATGATTTGaagtttataaaaaaacccaccagaaatTCTGGTATCAAATACAGCAAGTTTTTCATGCTCTGCTGACAGTTTTTGGCACTCCATCTCTCTAGAGAGCTAAAGAACAGCCAGCTTTTCTGAGTCTCTCCAGTAATCAAGGTGCTCAGACTAATAAAGTCCTCTCTACCTTCTAAAAGTAGAAACTATGATTTTGTACTGAAAAATGCTGAAACATTTCATGCTACCAGGATATCAGTACCAGcaacaaacaaaatttaaagaggaagaaatcaGAAAGCAAAGATCTTTCTAGTCCTGCATTCAGAGGCTGTGTGTGATTCCAGGTCTCCACAGCCCACGGCTTACCTGTGTGAGTTCTTACATGTGTTTTCAGCTGATTGCACTGGGTGAATGCCTTCCCACACAGCTGACACACGTAGGGCTTCACCCCTTTGTGTATCCTCATGTGCCGACGGAGGCTGCTCGCCTCGGAGAACACTTTCCCACAGGTGTTGCACACCGGCTTGGCTTTGGAGTACTTCTGGTCCAGCTCCTCTCCCGAGCTCTCCAGCTGGTAAGAGCCCTTGTCGCTGGCTATGTTGGACATGCAGTGCTCCttcagggcacagctctgctgaggctTTCCCCGTTTCTGTTTGGCTGCCATGGTCTGAGCCAGGATCTCCTGCGCAGCCAGCGTCTCGCTCTCCACCACAgcccccagctgcagctccgAGTTGtcgctgccctgggcagcctgctctGTTATCTGCGTGGCCAGTTTGTTTGCATCTAAAAACATCTCGATGGACGTGTTCTCAGCCACATCGTTCTGATACTGGAGGGATTTATTCTCCAGGCTTTTGGGGGGGCTGAAATTCTTCTTCCGCTTTTTGGGTTGAGGCGATTTCTTCTCCGAAGCTGCTTTCTTTGCCAGGGGAtgcaccagctctgcagcagcagcatctgctttCTCCCGATTATTGTAATCTCGGAGAGTCAGAAGGCAGGTCTGCTGATTCATTTCAACGTTCCCAGTGATACTGGATATCTCTGTTGAAGAGGGATTAGCAATAAAAGCAAAGTCCTCCATCTTGATCTTGCATTTAGTGACCACTTCTTCTACTTTGAGATAGTCGGCAGCCTGGTGAATCTCTTTAACATTCCAGCTGCAAGGAAACA
This is a stretch of genomic DNA from Pithys albifrons albifrons isolate INPA30051 chromosome 11, PitAlb_v1, whole genome shotgun sequence. It encodes these proteins:
- the MYNN gene encoding myoneurin translates to MQYSHHCEHLLERLNKQREAGFLCDCTVVIGDCQFKAHRNVLASFSEYFGAFYRDTSDNNVVLDQTHVKADGFQKLLEFIYTGNLNLDSWNVKEIHQAADYLKVEEVVTKCKIKMEDFAFIANPSSTEISSITGNVEMNQQTCLLTLRDYNNREKADAAAAELVHPLAKKAASEKKSPQPKKRKKNFSPPKSLENKSLQYQNDVAENTSIEMFLDANKLATQITEQAAQGSDNSELQLGAVVESETLAAQEILAQTMAAKQKRGKPQQSCALKEHCMSNIASDKGSYQLESSGEELDQKYSKAKPVCNTCGKVFSEASSLRRHMRIHKGVKPYVCQLCGKAFTQCNQLKTHVRTHTGEKPYKCELCDKGFAQKCQLVFHSRMHHGEEKPYKCDVCNLQFATSSNLKIHARKHSGEKPYVCDRCGQRFAQASTLTYHVRRHTGEKPYVCDSCGKAFAVSSSLITHSRKHTGEKPYICGICEKSFISSGELNKHFRSHTGERPFICEMCGNSYTDIKNLKKHKTKVHAGPETPPDSNALDNSFNEQESIQSQKSPLSESIDVKPSEMSLALPLPIGTEDHQMLLPVTGSQSPSSETLLRSAVAGYSEPQFIFLQQLY